The proteins below come from a single Beutenbergia cavernae DSM 12333 genomic window:
- the mmsB gene encoding multiple monosaccharide ABC transporter permease, translating into MTVVANIGELARRNMRQSGIVVAFVAIVVLFSVLNSNFLSPGNLTNIVLQYSYILILAIGMLIVIVGGHIDLSVGSVVALTGAVAAVLVVRNGYPWWVGVAAAIVVGLLVGAWQGFWVAVVGIPAFIVTLAGMLLFRGLTYQVLDSVSLSPFGGSYYLIANGFQNGLLGGQGYDVFTLLIFAIAVAGYAVSQWRSRQARLRYQQVVEAMWLFVAKIVLVGIIAMWFAWQLANYRGLPNVLIILAVLIIAYTLVTQKSVFGRHVYAIGGNLNAAQLSGVKVRRVNFWIFVNMGFLAGIAGVVYSSRSNGAQPGAGNMFELDAIAACFIGGAAVTGGVGRVTGAMVGGLIMAVMSNGMQLMGIETAVQQVVKGLVLLLAVAFDVYNKRRAGVAR; encoded by the coding sequence ATGACTGTCGTCGCCAACATCGGTGAGCTCGCCCGCCGCAACATGCGGCAGAGCGGCATCGTCGTCGCGTTCGTCGCGATCGTGGTGCTGTTCTCGGTGCTCAACTCGAACTTCCTGAGCCCGGGCAACCTCACCAACATCGTCCTGCAGTACTCCTACATCCTCATCCTCGCGATCGGGATGCTCATCGTCATCGTCGGCGGGCACATCGACCTGTCCGTCGGGTCCGTCGTCGCGCTCACGGGTGCTGTCGCGGCCGTCCTCGTCGTCCGGAACGGGTACCCGTGGTGGGTCGGCGTCGCCGCGGCCATCGTCGTCGGGCTCCTCGTCGGCGCCTGGCAGGGGTTCTGGGTCGCCGTCGTCGGCATCCCCGCGTTCATCGTCACGCTGGCCGGGATGCTCCTGTTCCGCGGTCTGACGTATCAGGTGCTCGACAGCGTGTCGCTCTCACCGTTCGGCGGTTCGTACTACCTCATCGCGAACGGCTTCCAGAACGGGCTCCTCGGGGGTCAGGGCTACGACGTCTTCACCCTGCTCATCTTCGCGATCGCCGTGGCCGGCTACGCCGTCAGCCAGTGGCGCAGCCGGCAGGCCCGCCTGCGCTACCAGCAGGTGGTCGAGGCGATGTGGCTCTTCGTCGCGAAGATCGTGCTCGTCGGCATCATCGCGATGTGGTTCGCGTGGCAGCTCGCGAACTACCGAGGGCTCCCGAACGTGCTCATCATCCTGGCCGTGCTGATCATCGCGTACACGCTCGTGACGCAGAAGTCCGTGTTCGGCCGCCACGTCTACGCCATCGGGGGCAACCTCAACGCGGCGCAGCTGTCCGGCGTCAAGGTGCGCCGGGTCAACTTCTGGATCTTCGTCAACATGGGCTTCCTCGCGGGGATCGCGGGCGTCGTCTACTCCTCGCGGTCGAACGGTGCTCAGCCCGGTGCGGGCAACATGTTCGAGCTCGACGCGATCGCCGCCTGCTTCATCGGCGGCGCGGCGGTGACGGGCGGCGTCGGGCGCGTCACCGGCGCCATGGTCGGCGGCCTCATCATGGCCGTGATGAGCAACGGGATGCAGCTCATGGGGAT
- the mmsA gene encoding multiple monosaccharide ABC transporter ATP-binding protein, with product MTDTILEMRSITKTFPGVRALDDVSLTVRRGEIHAICGENGAGKSTLMKVLSGVYPHGDYAGQIVLDGDEVAFGSINDSEARGVVIIHQELALVPYLSVAENIFLGNERRGPDRLIDWNRTNAEAAQLLEQVGLDENPTVQVASLGVGKQQLIEIAKALSKRVRLLILDEPTAALNDTDSEHLLGLLRQLQAQGITSIMISHKLAEIAEIADSTTVIRDGRTIETLDMASPEATQARIIRGMVGRDLDHRFPERVPAIGEEVLRVENWTVHHPTQSDRVVVSDANLVVHAGEVVGIAGLMGAGRTELAMSIFGHSYGRDISGTVRMRGRVVSTRTVDDAIANGLAYATEDRKRYGLNLIDDIRHNITAAALGKVSRRGWVNDNEELKVAEEYRSSLNIRTPSVLAVVGKLSGGNQQKVVLSKWIYTDADVLILDEPTRGIDVGAKYEIYTIVNRMVAAGKAVVVISSELPELMGICDRIYTLASGRITGDVPVAGATQERLMELMTAERRTTERDVLQR from the coding sequence ATGACCGACACCATCCTCGAGATGCGTTCCATCACGAAGACGTTCCCGGGCGTCCGCGCGCTCGACGACGTCTCCCTCACCGTGCGGCGCGGCGAGATCCACGCGATCTGCGGGGAGAACGGCGCCGGCAAGTCCACGCTGATGAAGGTGCTGTCGGGCGTGTACCCGCACGGGGACTACGCGGGTCAGATCGTGCTCGACGGCGATGAGGTCGCCTTCGGCTCCATCAACGACAGCGAGGCGCGCGGCGTCGTCATCATCCACCAGGAGCTGGCGCTGGTGCCGTACCTCTCCGTCGCCGAGAACATCTTCCTCGGCAACGAGCGGCGCGGGCCCGACCGCCTCATCGACTGGAACCGCACGAACGCGGAGGCCGCGCAGCTGCTCGAGCAGGTGGGGCTGGACGAGAACCCCACCGTGCAGGTCGCCTCTCTCGGCGTCGGCAAGCAGCAGCTCATCGAGATCGCGAAGGCGCTGTCCAAGCGGGTGCGGCTGCTCATCCTCGACGAGCCGACAGCTGCCCTGAACGACACGGACTCCGAGCACCTCCTGGGCCTGCTCCGCCAGCTCCAGGCCCAGGGCATCACGTCGATCATGATCTCCCACAAGCTCGCCGAGATCGCCGAGATCGCGGACTCGACGACAGTCATCCGCGACGGGCGCACGATCGAGACGCTCGACATGGCGTCCCCGGAGGCCACCCAGGCGCGCATCATCCGGGGCATGGTCGGCCGGGACCTCGACCACCGGTTCCCGGAACGCGTGCCGGCCATCGGCGAGGAGGTGCTGCGGGTCGAGAACTGGACGGTCCACCACCCCACGCAGTCCGACCGCGTGGTCGTGTCCGACGCCAACCTCGTGGTGCACGCGGGCGAGGTCGTCGGGATCGCGGGCCTCATGGGTGCGGGCCGCACGGAGCTCGCGATGAGCATCTTCGGCCACAGCTACGGCCGGGACATCTCGGGCACCGTCCGGATGCGCGGTCGCGTCGTCTCGACCCGCACGGTCGACGACGCCATCGCGAACGGACTCGCGTACGCCACCGAGGACCGCAAGCGATACGGCCTCAACCTCATCGACGACATCCGGCACAACATCACGGCCGCCGCACTGGGCAAGGTGTCGCGGCGCGGGTGGGTCAACGACAACGAGGAGCTCAAGGTCGCGGAGGAGTACCGCTCGAGCCTGAACATCCGCACCCCGAGCGTGCTCGCCGTCGTCGGCAAGCTGTCCGGCGGGAACCAGCAGAAGGTCGTCCTGTCGAAGTGGATCTACACGGACGCCGACGTCCTCATCCTCGACGAGCCGACCCGGGGCATCGACGTCGGCGCCAAGTACGAGATCTACACGATCGTCAACCGCATGGTCGCGGCGGGGAAGGCCGTCGTCGTCATCTCGTCGGAGCTGCCCGAGCTCATGGGCATCTGCGACCGCATCTACACGCTCGCGTCCGGTCGGATCACCGGTGACGTCCCCGTGGCAGGGGCCACGCAGGAACGGCTCATGGAGCTCATGACCGCCGAACGCCGCACCACGGAAAGGGACGTCCTCCAGAGATGA
- the chvE gene encoding multiple monosaccharide ABC transporter substrate-binding protein: protein MRKFGFAALGTAVVLGLAACSGGGAGSGEDPTEDGGGEAPAAEDVLVGVSMPTQTSERWIQDGEAVEAGLSDLGYEVDLQFANDDIPTQSQQIDQMITQGADVLIIAAIDGTALTGQLEAAAAADIPVISYDRLIRDSENVDFYVTFDNFQVGVEQATSLLVGLGVLNADGSEGDAAGPFNVELFAGSLDDNNAHFFWNGAMSVLQPYLDDGTLVVPSGQTDIEQAAILRWQQETAQRRMEDLLTAAYSDGTELHGVLAPYDGLSRGIITALQGVGMGPGLTEGLPVVTGQDAEIASVKLIQDDVQFSTIFKDTRLLAEQAIVAAEAFLAGEEPEANDTESYDNGVLVVPSYLLEVEVVTADNITEALVDTGYWTQEEIDAGVAD, encoded by the coding sequence ATGCGGAAGTTCGGATTCGCGGCACTCGGCACGGCAGTCGTGCTGGGCCTGGCCGCGTGCTCGGGGGGCGGGGCCGGCAGCGGCGAGGACCCCACGGAGGACGGCGGCGGCGAGGCTCCCGCCGCGGAGGACGTGCTGGTCGGCGTCTCGATGCCGACCCAGACCTCGGAGCGGTGGATCCAGGACGGCGAGGCCGTCGAGGCCGGGCTGTCGGACCTCGGCTACGAGGTCGACCTGCAGTTCGCCAACGACGACATCCCGACCCAGTCGCAGCAGATCGACCAGATGATCACTCAGGGCGCCGACGTCCTCATCATCGCGGCGATCGACGGCACGGCGCTCACCGGGCAGCTCGAGGCGGCCGCGGCGGCCGACATCCCGGTGATCTCCTACGACCGGCTCATCCGGGACAGCGAGAACGTCGACTTCTACGTGACGTTCGACAACTTCCAGGTCGGGGTGGAGCAGGCGACGTCGCTGCTCGTCGGCCTGGGCGTGCTGAACGCCGACGGGTCCGAGGGCGACGCCGCCGGCCCGTTCAACGTCGAGCTGTTCGCCGGGTCGCTGGACGACAACAACGCGCACTTCTTCTGGAACGGCGCCATGTCGGTCCTCCAGCCGTACCTCGACGACGGCACGCTCGTCGTCCCGTCCGGTCAGACGGACATCGAGCAGGCGGCGATCCTCCGGTGGCAGCAGGAGACGGCGCAGCGCCGCATGGAGGACCTGCTCACCGCTGCGTACTCCGACGGGACCGAGCTGCACGGCGTCCTCGCGCCGTACGACGGCCTCTCCCGCGGCATCATCACCGCGCTCCAGGGTGTCGGCATGGGCCCCGGCCTCACCGAGGGTCTTCCCGTCGTCACCGGTCAGGACGCCGAGATCGCGTCCGTGAAGCTCATCCAGGACGACGTCCAGTTCTCGACGATCTTCAAGGACACCCGGCTGCTGGCGGAGCAGGCGATCGTCGCCGCCGAGGCGTTCCTCGCGGGCGAGGAGCCGGAGGCGAACGACACGGAGTCGTACGACAACGGCGTGCTCGTCGTCCCGTCCTACCTGCTCGAGGTCGAGGTCGTCACGGCCGACAACATCACCGAGGCCCTCGTGGACACGGGGTACTGGACGCAGGAGGAGATCGACGCGGGCGTCGCCGACTGA
- a CDS encoding alpha-mannosidase → MHDTTTRTTQRLERFVRGWLSSATYRDRAQLTVSAWEVPDEPVPFAQAREAQYTPFEVGTPWGKPWGTVWFHVTGTVPAHWADLLAATDDDGAALSRLELVVDLGFSGAGPGFQAEGTVYAPDGAILKAVEPLNQYVPLTIGPGGEIDVYVEAAANPDVPGGSWWRPTPMGDKATAGPDPIYTLKAVDIALLDVPTWELAQDVWTLDGLMRVLPADLPRRAEILRALENMLDAVDPEDLPGTARDGRAALAGVLASPAYASAHRVHAVGHAHIDSAWLWPVRETVRKCARTFSNVLALMDADPDFTFACSSAQQYAWIQEYYPELFARIAERVREGRFVPVGGMWVESDTNMPGSEAMARQFVEGTGFFMDELGVEPRDVWLPDSFGYSGALPQIARAAGKEFFLTQKISWNDTNTMPHHTFDWEGTDGSRIFTHFPPVDTYNASLSGEELARAQRQYAEKGRANTSLAPFGHGDGGGGPTREMVAAARRTADLEGSPRVVLSSPAEFFDVARAEYSRPPVWSGELYLEYHRGTYTSQHRTKAGNRRSEHLLREAELWASTATVRTGAAYPYEALQRLWRLVLLQQFHDILPGSSIAWVHREAERNYAEIAAELEQMIATAIATVAGDGERDVVVNAGPFAREGVPALGGATAPAAPASGAALTREGDDVVLDNGRIRVRVDARGLVTSVRDLAADREVLAPGSVAGLLQVHRDIPNEWEAWDIDEHYRRDVTDLVDVDAVTVLDDVDGEPGAVGVEVARSYGTSRLVQRFVLRPEAAVLDLTTSVDWRERRKLLKLAFALDVHADRATSEIQFGHVHRATAVNTSWDHARFETVAHRWVHVGEPGYGVAVGNDQTYGHDITRTTREDGGTTTLVRQSLLRAPMFPDPDADQGEHVLRSSLVVGAEIADAVEEGYRINLPLRRVRGASEVEPLLRVSDPAVVVEAVKLARDGSGDVVVRLYESRGGRASARVTPTFAVAGARATDLLERDAEAPGVTVADDGAVDLALRPFQIVTLRYARASGRCPHRRVPPPLAAGSRLTGRERRAFQPRTRLARPPRGVDPAPGLAAGPELAAGPSRLEPLAERRRNARRAARHERVPGGADVDGTDSCGAVRGHRRRSVALRGHPGYSQRGRRPGRDHAGPVERPQADPHRRRPRRRGRRHHRRLVRQHACRRSLLGVLGPPPRRRRLRDPWCHPDGNGREEGPPAARCGGPGAVRAPARAVARRLSAHRKR, encoded by the coding sequence ATGCACGACACGACCACCAGGACCACCCAGCGCCTCGAGCGCTTCGTGCGGGGCTGGCTGAGCTCCGCCACGTATCGCGATCGTGCCCAGCTGACGGTGAGCGCCTGGGAGGTGCCGGACGAGCCCGTGCCGTTCGCGCAGGCACGCGAGGCGCAGTACACGCCGTTCGAGGTCGGGACGCCGTGGGGGAAGCCGTGGGGGACCGTCTGGTTCCACGTGACCGGGACGGTGCCCGCGCACTGGGCCGACCTGCTCGCGGCGACCGACGACGACGGCGCGGCGCTCTCCCGACTGGAGCTCGTCGTCGACCTCGGCTTCTCGGGTGCCGGACCCGGCTTCCAGGCCGAGGGCACGGTGTACGCGCCGGACGGGGCGATCCTCAAGGCGGTCGAGCCGCTCAACCAGTACGTCCCGCTGACGATCGGGCCGGGTGGCGAGATCGACGTGTACGTCGAGGCGGCCGCGAACCCGGACGTGCCCGGCGGCTCGTGGTGGCGTCCGACGCCGATGGGCGACAAGGCCACGGCGGGGCCGGACCCGATCTACACGCTCAAGGCCGTGGACATCGCCCTGCTCGACGTGCCGACGTGGGAGCTGGCGCAGGACGTGTGGACGCTCGACGGCCTCATGCGCGTGCTGCCCGCCGACCTGCCGCGCCGGGCCGAGATCCTGCGCGCCCTCGAGAACATGCTCGACGCCGTCGACCCCGAGGACCTGCCCGGCACCGCCCGCGACGGGCGGGCGGCGCTGGCCGGCGTGCTCGCCTCCCCGGCGTACGCGAGCGCCCACCGGGTGCACGCCGTCGGCCACGCCCACATCGACTCCGCGTGGCTGTGGCCGGTCCGCGAGACGGTCCGCAAGTGCGCGCGCACGTTCTCCAACGTGCTCGCGCTCATGGACGCCGACCCGGACTTCACGTTCGCGTGCTCCTCCGCGCAGCAGTACGCCTGGATCCAGGAGTACTACCCGGAGCTGTTCGCGCGGATCGCGGAGCGCGTGCGCGAGGGCCGGTTCGTGCCGGTCGGCGGCATGTGGGTCGAGTCCGACACGAACATGCCCGGCAGCGAGGCCATGGCCCGGCAGTTCGTGGAGGGGACGGGCTTCTTCATGGACGAGCTCGGCGTGGAGCCGCGCGACGTCTGGCTGCCCGACTCCTTCGGGTACTCGGGTGCGCTGCCGCAGATCGCGCGCGCGGCGGGCAAGGAGTTCTTCCTCACGCAGAAGATCTCGTGGAACGACACGAACACGATGCCGCACCACACGTTCGACTGGGAGGGCACGGACGGGAGCCGGATCTTCACCCACTTCCCGCCCGTCGACACGTACAACGCGTCGCTGTCCGGCGAGGAGCTCGCCCGCGCGCAGCGGCAGTACGCCGAGAAGGGTCGCGCGAACACCTCGCTGGCGCCGTTCGGGCACGGCGACGGCGGCGGCGGGCCCACCCGGGAGATGGTCGCCGCCGCGCGCCGCACCGCCGACCTCGAGGGCTCCCCGCGCGTCGTCCTGTCCTCCCCGGCGGAGTTCTTCGACGTCGCCCGGGCCGAGTACAGCCGCCCGCCGGTCTGGTCCGGTGAGCTGTACCTGGAGTACCACCGCGGGACGTACACGTCGCAGCACCGCACGAAGGCGGGCAACCGTCGCAGCGAGCACCTCCTGCGTGAGGCGGAGCTGTGGGCGTCGACGGCGACGGTGCGCACCGGGGCGGCGTACCCGTACGAGGCGCTGCAGCGGCTGTGGCGGCTGGTCCTGCTCCAGCAGTTCCACGACATCCTCCCCGGCTCGTCGATCGCGTGGGTGCACCGCGAGGCGGAGCGCAACTACGCCGAGATCGCGGCGGAGCTGGAGCAGATGATCGCCACGGCGATCGCGACGGTGGCCGGCGACGGCGAGCGGGACGTCGTCGTCAACGCCGGACCGTTCGCGCGGGAGGGTGTGCCGGCGCTCGGCGGAGCCACTGCGCCGGCAGCGCCTGCTTCCGGTGCCGCGCTCACCCGCGAGGGCGACGACGTGGTGCTGGACAACGGCCGCATCCGCGTCCGCGTCGACGCCCGCGGTCTCGTGACGTCGGTGCGCGACCTGGCCGCCGACCGGGAGGTGCTCGCCCCGGGCTCCGTGGCCGGGCTGCTCCAGGTGCACCGCGACATCCCGAACGAGTGGGAGGCGTGGGACATCGACGAGCACTACCGCAGGGACGTCACGGACCTCGTCGACGTCGATGCCGTCACGGTGCTCGACGACGTCGACGGCGAGCCGGGCGCCGTGGGCGTCGAGGTGGCGCGGTCCTACGGCACGTCCCGCCTCGTGCAGCGGTTCGTCCTCCGGCCCGAGGCCGCCGTGCTCGACCTGACGACGAGCGTCGACTGGCGCGAGCGGCGCAAGCTGCTCAAGCTCGCGTTCGCGCTCGACGTGCACGCCGACCGGGCGACGTCCGAGATCCAGTTCGGTCACGTCCACCGCGCGACGGCCGTCAACACGTCATGGGACCACGCGCGGTTCGAGACCGTCGCGCATCGCTGGGTGCACGTCGGAGAGCCGGGCTACGGCGTCGCCGTCGGGAACGACCAGACGTACGGGCACGACATCACGCGGACCACGCGGGAGGACGGCGGGACGACGACGCTCGTGCGGCAGTCGCTCCTGCGCGCGCCGATGTTCCCCGACCCGGACGCCGACCAGGGCGAGCACGTGCTGCGCAGCTCGCTCGTCGTCGGCGCCGAGATCGCCGACGCCGTCGAGGAGGGCTACCGGATCAACCTGCCGCTGCGCCGCGTGCGCGGGGCGAGCGAGGTGGAGCCGCTGCTGCGGGTGAGCGACCCCGCCGTCGTCGTCGAGGCCGTGAAGCTGGCCCGGGACGGGAGCGGCGACGTCGTCGTGCGGCTGTACGAGTCGCGCGGCGGCCGGGCGAGCGCGCGGGTCACGCCGACGTTCGCCGTCGCCGGTGCCCGCGCGACGGACCTGCTGGAGCGCGACGCAGAGGCGCCCGGCGTCACGGTGGCGGACGACGGCGCCGTGGATCTTGCGTTGCGGCCGTTCCAGATCGTCACGCTGCGGTACGCACGCGCGTCGGGGAGATGTCCCCATCGGCGAGTGCCCCCGCCGCTCGCGGCCGGGAGTAGGCTCACCGGCCGTGAGCGACGCGCGTTTCAACCCCGCACCAGGCTGGCCCGTCCCCCCCGCGGGGTGGACCCCGCCCCCGGGCTGGCAGCCGGACCCGAGCTGGCCGCCGGCCCCTCCCGGCTGGAACCTCTGGCTGAACGCCGACGGAACGCCCGCCGCGCCGCCCGTCACGAGCGCGTCCCCGGCGGCGCCGACGTCGATGGCACCGACTCCTGCGGTGCCGTACGCGGGCACCGACGCCGGTCAGTCGCCCTACGCGGGCACCCCGGGTACAGCCAGCGAGGCCGACGTCCAGGCCGCGATCACGCAGGTCCGGTCGAGCGGCCTCAAGCAGATCCTCATCGGCGTCGGCCTCGTCGTCGTGGGCGTCGTCATCACCGTCGTCTCGTACGCCAGCACGCCTGCCGGCGGTCGCTTCTCGGTGTTCTGGGCCCTCCCCCTCGTCGGCGTCGTCTACGCGATCCGTGGTGCCATCCAGATGGGAACGGCCGAGAGGAAGGTCCGCCAGCAGCTCGGTGTGGCGGCCCCGGCGCCGTCCGCGCCCCAGCCCGGGCAGTGGCCCGGCGCCTGAGCGCTCACCGCAAGCGCTGA
- a CDS encoding ABC transporter substrate-binding protein, producing the protein MIDRRTFLALTGAAGAGALITGCANRSGSGPNEVRLWGMGGVEAEAQQQIVDAFTAENPSVTVSQSLVPSTGTGDATAAITAVRGGTAPDLWLMDRFAVAQYASLGLLEPLDPLIAQHENDDFLDQWMPFALNELRYDGQIYGLPFDTDSRGVFYNRTTLADSGLDPDELDPSNGPVTLDRVLEMNGQIAQEDDRGNYTRLGLIPWDAEGWALTWMFGKGAVFFDDATCAVDVSSDEVVGVLDSFYTWAREMDYPRVDAFKATYQPPNAPPAQTSFFGGQQGMQISGPFTINSIATYVPDLDYGFTYLPLWNEGDDPYTWSGGFSLVAPRGSSLSPAVWEFIKFYCGAPGQRIAMTPLKKIPTHLDVLADPEGFDQNLSFFADQLEFSTSRPPLPIGSLFWDSLVQAQQSVLIGSADAQTAAERAQARVTPQMDLYCPFELPPGFGTTGA; encoded by the coding sequence GTGATCGACAGACGTACCTTCCTCGCTCTCACCGGCGCTGCCGGCGCCGGCGCGCTCATCACCGGGTGCGCGAACCGGTCGGGCAGCGGTCCCAACGAGGTCCGGCTCTGGGGCATGGGCGGCGTCGAGGCCGAGGCCCAGCAGCAGATCGTGGACGCGTTCACGGCCGAGAACCCGTCGGTGACGGTGAGCCAGAGCCTCGTGCCCTCGACCGGGACCGGCGACGCGACGGCGGCCATCACCGCGGTCCGCGGCGGCACCGCGCCGGACCTGTGGCTCATGGACCGATTCGCCGTGGCGCAGTACGCCTCGCTCGGGCTCCTGGAACCCCTGGACCCGCTCATCGCGCAGCACGAGAACGACGACTTCCTCGACCAGTGGATGCCGTTCGCGCTCAACGAGCTGCGCTACGACGGGCAGATCTACGGCCTGCCGTTCGACACGGACTCCCGCGGCGTGTTCTACAACCGGACGACGCTGGCGGACTCCGGGCTCGACCCGGACGAGCTCGACCCGTCCAACGGGCCGGTGACGCTCGACCGGGTCCTGGAGATGAACGGCCAGATCGCCCAGGAGGACGACCGGGGCAACTACACGCGTCTCGGCCTCATCCCCTGGGACGCCGAGGGGTGGGCGCTCACCTGGATGTTCGGCAAGGGTGCGGTGTTCTTCGACGACGCGACGTGCGCCGTCGACGTCAGCTCCGACGAGGTGGTCGGCGTGCTCGACTCCTTCTACACGTGGGCGCGCGAGATGGACTACCCGCGCGTCGACGCGTTCAAGGCGACGTACCAGCCGCCGAACGCCCCGCCGGCACAGACGTCGTTCTTCGGCGGTCAGCAGGGGATGCAGATCTCCGGCCCGTTCACGATCAACTCGATCGCGACGTACGTGCCCGACCTGGACTACGGGTTCACGTACCTTCCGCTGTGGAACGAGGGGGACGACCCGTACACGTGGTCGGGTGGCTTCTCGCTGGTGGCGCCGCGCGGCTCGTCGCTCTCGCCGGCCGTGTGGGAGTTCATCAAGTTCTACTGCGGTGCCCCCGGGCAGCGGATCGCGATGACTCCGCTCAAGAAGATCCCGACGCACCTGGACGTGCTCGCGGACCCGGAAGGGTTCGACCAGAACCTCAGCTTCTTCGCCGACCAGCTGGAGTTCTCGACGTCGCGCCCGCCGCTGCCGATCGGGTCGCTGTTCTGGGACTCCCTGGTGCAGGCGCAGCAGAGCGTGCTCATCGGTTCCGCCGACGCGCAGACGGCCGCGGAACGTGCGCAGGCGCGGGTCACGCCGCAGATGGACCTGTACTGCCCGTTCGAGCTCCCGCCGGGCTTCGGGACCACCGGAGCCTGA
- a CDS encoding carbohydrate ABC transporter permease — protein sequence MALQSTQATRQLTGDVLADAPPPDRRGRRADGSRQKWYSSVTSRIVLIALSLLFLTPLYWMVASALKSNEELAIYPPTLWPSSPMWENFSQAIAAMPFWLFFRNTTVITVSSVILAVIANFVVAYGFGCIEWRGRDKVFYIVIATLFLPFPITLIPMFDLWANLGWVNTWLPLIVPNMFASAFFTFLLRQFLLQVPQDMLNAARVDGASEWRIAWRIVFPSARPALTAVAIFSAVGAWNDFMGPLIYLQETNVQTLSIGMQVFRMTNAQDISFNLLMAASFLVILPLIVLFFVFQRYFISGITIGGFK from the coding sequence ATGGCACTGCAATCGACTCAGGCCACGCGGCAGCTCACGGGCGACGTGCTCGCCGACGCGCCGCCCCCGGACCGGCGCGGCCGCCGCGCCGACGGCTCACGGCAGAAGTGGTACTCGTCCGTCACGTCGCGGATCGTGCTCATCGCACTGAGCCTGCTCTTCCTCACGCCGCTCTACTGGATGGTCGCCTCGGCGCTCAAGAGCAACGAGGAGCTCGCGATCTACCCGCCGACGCTCTGGCCGTCGTCGCCGATGTGGGAGAACTTCTCGCAGGCGATCGCGGCCATGCCGTTCTGGCTGTTCTTCCGCAACACCACGGTGATCACCGTCTCGTCGGTGATCCTCGCCGTCATCGCGAACTTCGTCGTCGCGTACGGGTTCGGGTGCATCGAGTGGCGCGGCCGGGACAAGGTCTTCTACATCGTCATCGCCACGCTGTTCCTGCCGTTCCCCATCACGCTCATCCCGATGTTCGACCTGTGGGCCAACCTCGGCTGGGTGAACACCTGGCTGCCGCTCATCGTGCCGAACATGTTCGCGTCCGCATTCTTCACGTTCCTGCTGAGACAGTTCCTGCTGCAAGTTCCTCAGGACATGCTCAACGCCGCGCGCGTGGACGGCGCCAGCGAGTGGCGGATCGCGTGGCGCATCGTGTTCCCGTCGGCCCGCCCGGCGCTCACCGCCGTCGCGATCTTCTCCGCCGTCGGTGCGTGGAACGACTTCATGGGACCGCTCATCTACCTGCAGGAGACCAACGTCCAGACCCTGTCCATCGGGATGCAGGTGTTCCGCATGACGAACGCGCAGGACATCAGCTTCAACCTGCTCATGGCGGCGTCGTTCCTGGTGATCCTGCCGCTGATCGTCCTGTTCTTCGTCTTCCAGCGCTACTTCATCAGTGGCATCACCATCGGAGGGTTCAAGTGA
- a CDS encoding carbohydrate ABC transporter permease: MVTATATAPAARAVRGAKEHRRPWSARERRQLRLGLLFISPWLVGVLVFVLYPLVYSLVISLTRYSGMQTPVWVGLGNYITAFADPLTGISVRNTLFYAGLAVPIGLVVALVLAMAMNRNVREVAVYRTALYVPSLVPAFAMSFIFIVFVNPQFGLFNQVLSIFGGENVNLLGEPTTAKIVIVLMAQLGAGNAALIYLAGLRNIPVTLYEAARVDGASAWRQFRSITLPLLSPVILFNLITGISGALQIFTEAYVLTNGAGGPDNGTLFYMLYLYKNAFSYAQLGYASALAVLLFVVGIALAGLVYWLSRRFVHYDVSAG; the protein is encoded by the coding sequence ATGGTCACGGCCACAGCAACAGCCCCGGCGGCGCGTGCCGTCCGGGGAGCGAAGGAGCATCGACGACCCTGGTCGGCCCGGGAAAGGCGCCAGCTCAGGCTGGGCCTGCTGTTCATCTCCCCCTGGCTCGTGGGCGTGCTCGTCTTCGTCCTGTATCCGCTGGTGTACTCGCTTGTCATCTCGTTGACGCGCTACTCCGGCATGCAGACACCGGTGTGGGTGGGTCTCGGGAACTACATCACGGCGTTCGCCGACCCGCTCACCGGGATCTCGGTGCGGAACACGCTCTTCTATGCGGGCCTCGCGGTGCCGATCGGCCTCGTCGTCGCGCTGGTTCTCGCGATGGCGATGAACCGGAACGTGCGCGAGGTCGCGGTGTATCGGACGGCGCTGTACGTGCCGTCCCTGGTGCCGGCGTTCGCGATGTCGTTCATCTTCATCGTGTTCGTCAACCCCCAGTTCGGCCTGTTCAACCAGGTGCTGTCGATCTTCGGCGGGGAGAACGTCAACCTGCTCGGCGAGCCGACGACGGCGAAGATCGTCATCGTCCTCATGGCTCAGCTGGGTGCGGGCAATGCAGCCCTCATCTATCTCGCCGGGCTCCGCAACATCCCGGTGACGCTCTACGAGGCAGCGCGCGTCGACGGCGCGAGCGCATGGCGCCAGTTCCGGTCGATCACCCTGCCGCTGCTGTCACCGGTGATCCTGTTCAACCTCATCACCGGCATCTCCGGGGCGTTGCAGATCTTCACGGAGGCCTACGTCCTGACGAACGGCGCCGGCGGCCCGGACAACGGGACGTTGTTCTACATGCTCTACCTGTACAAGAACGCGTTCAGCTACGCCCAGCTCGGGTACGCCTCGGCGCTCGCTGTGCTCCTGTTCGTCGTCGGGATCGCGCTGGCCGGGCTCGTGTACTGGCTGTCACGCCGGTTCGTCCACTACGACGTGTCCGCGGGCTGA